One genomic window of Pseudomonas sp. LFM046 includes the following:
- a CDS encoding efflux transporter outer membrane subunit: MNTAVPSLNPLRRAVALALAGLLLGGCAIGPDYKRPEQAVPMQFKHAEGWTLASPADLEHRGRWWELYGDATLNDLQQRLEISNQTLAQSVAQYRQAQALARGARSSFFPSVTGNVSKTRSGQGGGDSTVRLSDGSTVTSSGGGGVSKSYDASLGVNWEIDLWGKLRRQLESDTASMEASAADLAAARLSLQSELAQNYLQLRVLDAQKRLLEATVAAYQRSLTLTENQYKAGIVTRADVAQATTQLKSTQAQAIDLKFQRAQLENAIAVLVGVPPADFSLAEVDSVPALPDVPALLPSQLLERRPDVASAERNVMAANAQIGVAKSAYFPSLSLSAAGGYRTGSLHDWITTPNRFWSIGPEFAMTLFDGGLIRSQVAQAEASYDQTVAVYRQTVLDSFREAEDYMVQLDVLEEESGVQQEALDAARDALRLITNQYKAGTVDYNSVVTNQATALNNERTVLTLTGSRLTTSVQLIAALGGGWEQGQLEAVDSDSDETP; encoded by the coding sequence ATGAACACCGCTGTTCCTTCCCTGAACCCCCTGCGTCGCGCCGTGGCCCTGGCCCTGGCGGGCCTGCTGCTCGGCGGCTGCGCCATCGGCCCGGATTACAAGCGCCCCGAGCAAGCGGTGCCGATGCAGTTCAAGCACGCCGAAGGCTGGACCCTGGCGAGCCCGGCGGACCTCGAACACCGTGGTCGCTGGTGGGAGCTGTACGGCGATGCGACCCTCAACGACCTGCAGCAGCGCCTGGAAATCTCCAACCAGACCCTGGCCCAGTCCGTCGCCCAGTACCGCCAGGCCCAGGCTCTGGCCCGTGGCGCCCGTTCCTCGTTCTTCCCCTCGGTCACCGGCAATGTCAGCAAGACTCGCTCGGGGCAGGGCGGTGGCGACAGCACCGTACGCCTTTCCGACGGTTCCACGGTCACCAGCTCCGGCGGCGGTGGTGTGTCCAAGAGCTACGACGCCAGCCTCGGGGTGAACTGGGAAATCGACCTCTGGGGCAAGCTGCGTCGCCAGCTGGAGTCCGACACCGCGAGCATGGAGGCCAGCGCCGCCGACCTCGCTGCCGCACGCCTCAGCCTGCAATCGGAGCTGGCGCAGAACTACCTGCAACTGCGGGTGCTGGACGCCCAGAAACGCCTGCTGGAGGCCACCGTTGCCGCCTACCAGCGCTCGTTGACCCTGACCGAGAACCAGTACAAGGCCGGCATCGTCACCCGCGCCGACGTGGCCCAGGCCACCACCCAGCTGAAGAGCACCCAGGCCCAGGCCATCGACCTCAAGTTCCAGCGTGCGCAGCTGGAGAACGCGATTGCCGTGCTGGTGGGCGTGCCGCCGGCGGACTTCAGCCTCGCCGAAGTGGACAGCGTGCCGGCGCTGCCCGACGTGCCGGCGCTGCTGCCGTCGCAATTGCTGGAGCGTCGCCCCGACGTGGCCTCCGCCGAGCGCAACGTCATGGCCGCCAACGCCCAAATCGGCGTCGCCAAGTCCGCCTACTTCCCCAGCCTGAGCCTGAGCGCTGCCGGGGGGTATCGCACTGGCAGCCTGCACGACTGGATCACCACGCCGAACCGCTTCTGGTCCATTGGTCCGGAATTCGCCATGACCCTGTTCGACGGCGGCCTGATCCGCTCCCAGGTAGCTCAGGCCGAAGCCAGCTACGACCAGACCGTGGCCGTCTACCGCCAGACCGTGCTGGACAGCTTCCGCGAGGCGGAGGACTACATGGTGCAGCTGGACGTGCTGGAAGAAGAGAGCGGGGTGCAGCAGGAAGCGCTGGACGCCGCCCGCGATGCCCTGCGCCTGATCACCAACCAGTACAAGGCCGGCACCGTGGACTACAACAGCGTGGTCACCAACCAGGCCACGGCGCTGAACAACGAACGCACCGTCCTGACCCTGACGGGCAGCCGCCTGACCACCAGTGTCCAACTGATCGCCGCGCTGGGCGGGGGCTGGGAGCAGGGGCAGCTTGAGGCGGTGGATTCGGATTCGGACGAGACGCCTTAG
- a CDS encoding LysR substrate-binding domain-containing protein, whose product MFDPLLLRSFVAVADCGNFTRAAERLHLTQSTVSQQLRRLEESLDCRLLDRSQRQVVATPEGEQLLGYARRILALQEEATEMLRHQPGGGVLRLGVPEDFAAERLMPVLAEFSAAHPGVRLEVTSGLSPELLRLYQGGEFDLLLVKRMGDGGDSLASWPEPLGWVDSASRPTYGREPLPLVVFPAGGLYRSEMLHGLDVQGRRWRIAYSSASLASVRAAVAAGLGVSLLPLRVLGPEHRLLGEAEDLPEIQGLRLALYGRAGLGRAGEELVERLKVLCEVPVMTG is encoded by the coding sequence ATGTTCGATCCCCTCCTCCTGCGCAGCTTCGTGGCGGTGGCCGATTGCGGCAATTTCACCCGCGCCGCCGAACGGCTGCACCTCACCCAGTCCACCGTCAGCCAGCAGTTGCGCCGGCTGGAGGAAAGCCTCGACTGCCGCCTGCTGGACCGCAGCCAGCGCCAGGTGGTGGCCACGCCCGAAGGCGAACAATTGCTGGGCTACGCGCGGCGCATCCTCGCCCTGCAGGAGGAAGCCACAGAGATGCTGCGCCACCAGCCCGGCGGCGGCGTGCTGCGCCTGGGCGTCCCCGAAGACTTCGCCGCCGAACGGCTGATGCCGGTGCTGGCGGAATTTTCCGCCGCCCATCCCGGGGTGCGCCTGGAGGTGACCAGCGGTCTCAGCCCGGAGCTGCTGCGGCTGTACCAGGGCGGCGAATTCGACCTGCTGCTGGTCAAGCGCATGGGGGATGGCGGCGACAGCCTGGCCTCCTGGCCGGAACCCCTCGGCTGGGTGGACAGCGCAAGTCGACCCACCTATGGCCGCGAACCCTTGCCGCTGGTGGTGTTCCCCGCCGGAGGCCTGTACCGCAGCGAAATGCTCCACGGCCTCGATGTGCAAGGCCGGCGCTGGCGCATCGCGTACTCCAGCGCCAGCCTGGCCAGCGTACGCGCGGCAGTGGCGGCGGGCCTGGGGGTCAGCCTGCTGCCGCTACGGGTGCTGGGGCCGGAGCATCGGTTGCTTGGCGAGGCAGAGGACCTGCCGGAGATCCAGGGGCTGCGCCTGGCATTGTATGGGCGGGCGGGGTTGGGGCGGGCGGGAGAGGAATTGGTGGAGCGGTTGAAGGTGCTGTGCGAGGTGCCAGTAATGACCGGGTAG
- a CDS encoding ankyrin repeat domain-containing protein, with amino-acid sequence MSSGIITSLFLATGLFLAGQATAGDTPAQRLLQAAGEGDLATVSALLEQGVSVDVRDDAGNTPLLLATAANRVDVARRLMDAGADVNLQNRMQDSAYLLAGASGHQQILEMTLAHGADLRSTNRFGGTALIPACERGHVETVRTLIAAGVDLDHVNKLGWTCLLEAVLLGDGGPAHQRIVEMLIAADADLDLPDNDGITPLQHAEQRGQQAIAAKLRAAGAR; translated from the coding sequence ATGAGTAGCGGAATCATCACCAGCCTGTTCCTGGCCACCGGGCTCTTTCTGGCTGGCCAGGCAACCGCGGGCGATACCCCGGCCCAGCGTCTCCTGCAGGCGGCCGGCGAAGGCGACCTCGCCACGGTCAGCGCGTTGCTGGAACAGGGCGTGTCGGTGGATGTGCGCGATGACGCTGGCAATACGCCGCTGCTGCTGGCCACCGCCGCCAATCGGGTGGACGTGGCTCGCCGGCTGATGGACGCCGGTGCCGACGTCAACCTGCAGAACCGCATGCAGGACAGCGCCTACCTGCTGGCCGGTGCCAGCGGTCACCAGCAAATTCTCGAGATGACCCTGGCCCACGGCGCCGACCTGCGCAGCACCAACCGCTTTGGCGGCACGGCCCTGATCCCGGCCTGCGAGCGCGGGCATGTGGAGACGGTGCGGACCTTGATCGCCGCTGGTGTCGACCTCGATCACGTCAACAAGCTGGGTTGGACCTGCCTGCTGGAAGCCGTGCTGCTGGGTGACGGCGGCCCCGCTCACCAGCGCATCGTCGAGATGCTGATCGCCGCCGACGCGGACCTCGACCTGCCGGACAACGATGGCATCACCCCCTTGCAACACGCCGAACAGCGCGGCCAGCAGGCCATCGCCGCCAAGCTGCGCGCGGCCGGCGCCCGCTGA
- a CDS encoding nucleoside deaminase, which produces MSEDRNYLEQAVELARQNVEQGGRPFGALLVRDGQVLARAVNEIHLTQDPTCHAELQAIRAASRQLGPRLDGCVIYASGQPCPMCLAAMHLCGVSRVVFAAANAVGEPFGLSTAAVYQQMALPLDAQKLDIQHLPQPAMAEIYARWKALHATR; this is translated from the coding sequence ATGTCTGAAGATCGCAACTATCTCGAACAGGCCGTGGAACTGGCGCGACAGAATGTCGAGCAGGGCGGCCGTCCTTTCGGCGCCTTGCTGGTGCGCGACGGCCAGGTACTGGCCCGCGCGGTGAACGAGATACACCTGACCCAGGACCCGACCTGCCACGCCGAACTCCAGGCCATCCGCGCCGCCAGCCGGCAACTCGGTCCGCGCCTGGACGGCTGCGTGATCTATGCCAGCGGGCAACCGTGCCCCATGTGCCTGGCGGCCATGCACTTGTGCGGCGTGAGCCGCGTGGTGTTTGCCGCGGCCAATGCCGTGGGCGAACCCTTTGGCCTGTCCACCGCTGCCGTCTATCAGCAGATGGCGCTGCCCCTGGACGCGCAGAAACTGGATATCCAGCACCTGCCGCAGCCGGCCATGGCCGAGATCTACGCCCGCTGGAAGGCCTTGCATGCCACGCGCTGA
- a CDS encoding CynX/NimT family MFS transporter, with protein MPRADRFENLAGWALLVVLGLNLRPILASVSPLLADIRNATGMGFQTASLLTTLPVICMGLVALLSNRLGGLGERRGIGFGLALIAGACLARLLCGQAGPLLATALLGGAGVALIQALLPAVIKRRFEGRVALAMGVYSASLMGGGGMAALTSPLLAHHFEHWQAGLGLWLVPASLALVLWLARPLPSSAPVAAGRSVSFIRNRRAWLLALYFGLVNCGYMSMVAWLPAYYQQLGWSPTRSGSLLAFMTLFQVLAALTMPALAQRGTDRRPLLSVSLIAQAVGFAGLIWAPLELFALWIALIGFGLGACFALSLILTLDHRRDPREAGQLAAFVQGVGFLINAVSPWLSGWLRELTGGFTAAWLVLVVGVVLMLGVTRLFSPASYRPMVGQAPLAEPA; from the coding sequence ATGCCACGCGCTGATCGCTTCGAAAACCTGGCCGGCTGGGCGTTGCTGGTGGTCCTGGGGCTGAACCTGCGGCCCATCCTCGCCTCGGTCAGCCCGTTGCTGGCGGATATCCGCAACGCCACGGGAATGGGCTTCCAGACCGCCTCGCTGCTCACCACGCTGCCGGTGATCTGCATGGGCCTGGTGGCGCTGCTGAGCAATCGACTGGGTGGCCTGGGCGAGCGGCGGGGCATCGGCTTCGGGCTCGCACTGATCGCCGGCGCCTGCCTGGCGCGCCTGCTGTGCGGCCAAGCCGGCCCGCTATTGGCCACGGCCTTGCTGGGGGGCGCCGGGGTGGCGTTGATCCAGGCGCTGCTGCCGGCCGTCATCAAGCGTCGCTTCGAGGGACGGGTGGCCCTGGCCATGGGCGTCTATTCGGCCTCCCTGATGGGGGGCGGGGGCATGGCGGCACTGACCAGCCCGCTGCTGGCCCATCACTTCGAGCATTGGCAGGCGGGCCTTGGGCTCTGGCTGGTGCCCGCGTCGCTGGCCCTGGTGCTCTGGCTGGCGCGGCCCCTGCCGAGTTCTGCGCCCGTCGCCGCAGGGCGATCCGTGAGCTTCATACGTAACCGCCGTGCCTGGTTGCTGGCCCTCTATTTCGGCCTGGTGAACTGCGGCTACATGAGCATGGTGGCCTGGCTGCCGGCCTACTATCAGCAGCTGGGTTGGAGCCCGACCCGCAGCGGCTCGCTGCTGGCGTTCATGACCCTCTTCCAGGTGCTGGCGGCCCTGACCATGCCGGCCCTGGCCCAGCGTGGTACCGACCGCCGACCGCTGCTCTCGGTCAGTTTGATTGCCCAGGCGGTGGGTTTTGCCGGGCTGATCTGGGCGCCGCTGGAGCTGTTCGCCCTGTGGATCGCCCTGATCGGCTTCGGTCTGGGCGCCTGCTTCGCCCTCAGTCTGATTCTTACCCTCGACCACCGCCGCGACCCCCGCGAGGCCGGCCAACTGGCTGCGTTCGTCCAGGGCGTGGGATTCCTGATCAACGCGGTGTCGCCCTGGCTCAGCGGCTGGCTGCGGGAGCTGACGGGAGGCTTCACCGCGGCCTGGCTGGTGCTGGTGGTGGGTGTGGTGCTGATGCTCGGCGTCACCCGGCTGTTCAGCCCGGCCAGTTATCGGCCGATGGTCGGCCAGGCACCTTTGGCAGAACCGGCGTAG
- a CDS encoding SDR family oxidoreductase, with protein MPQAARTAIVTGASRGIGAAIARRLAAEGIQVVVNYASRPEAAEQVVDDIRRAGGRAYPVLADVSDPVAVTVLFDQTEMEFGGVDILVNNAGVIQPGLVPLADTEMALYDRLFAINTRGTFNTLKLAATRLRSGGRIVNLSSSVVGLSLPGYAIYAASKAAVETMSAIFARELRGRNISVNCVAPGPTASNLFLEGKPQEIVERLVKQAPLERLGNPEDIANLVAFLVGPEGAWVNGQTLRVNGGIV; from the coding sequence ATGCCACAAGCTGCCAGAACCGCGATTGTCACCGGGGCGTCCCGTGGCATCGGCGCTGCCATCGCGCGGCGCCTTGCTGCGGAAGGTATCCAGGTAGTGGTCAATTACGCCTCGCGACCGGAGGCTGCAGAACAGGTGGTGGACGACATCAGGCGGGCCGGAGGGCGGGCCTATCCGGTGCTGGCCGATGTCAGCGACCCGGTGGCGGTCACCGTCCTCTTCGACCAGACGGAAATGGAGTTCGGAGGCGTCGACATCCTGGTCAACAACGCCGGGGTGATCCAGCCCGGACTGGTCCCCCTCGCCGATACCGAGATGGCGCTCTACGACCGGCTCTTTGCCATCAACACCCGGGGCACCTTCAATACCCTGAAACTCGCTGCCACGCGTCTGCGCAGTGGCGGGCGCATCGTCAACCTGTCCAGCAGCGTCGTGGGGCTGAGCCTGCCGGGCTACGCCATCTACGCGGCGTCCAAGGCGGCGGTGGAAACCATGAGCGCAATCTTCGCCCGCGAGCTGCGCGGGCGGAATATCTCGGTCAACTGCGTTGCGCCGGGCCCCACGGCGTCCAATCTGTTCCTGGAAGGCAAGCCGCAGGAGATCGTGGAGCGCCTGGTCAAGCAGGCTCCGCTGGAGCGGCTGGGCAACCCCGAGGACATCGCCAACCTGGTGGCCTTCCTGGTCGGGCCGGAAGGCGCCTGGGTGAATGGTCAGACCTTGCGGGTCAATGGCGGGATCGTCTGA
- a CDS encoding DUF190 domain-containing protein — protein MNGYQLTLYTQQNRRHEGKMLADWIVSLAMEMGLRGATLVSGIEGFGHTRQFHSHHFFEMADQPMLIVMALTEAECDALLQRLELAGLTLFYVKVAAEFGVLGAPVDA, from the coding sequence ATGAACGGCTACCAGCTCACCCTCTACACCCAGCAGAACCGCCGGCATGAGGGCAAGATGCTGGCTGACTGGATCGTCAGCCTCGCCATGGAGATGGGCTTGCGCGGTGCCACCCTGGTGTCCGGCATCGAGGGCTTCGGCCACACCCGGCAATTCCATTCCCACCACTTCTTCGAGATGGCCGACCAGCCGATGCTGATCGTCATGGCCCTGACCGAAGCCGAATGCGACGCCCTGCTGCAGCGTCTGGAGCTGGCGGGCTTGACCCTGTTCTACGTGAAGGTGGCAGCCGAGTTCGGCGTGTTGGGGGCACCGGTGGATGCCTGA
- a CDS encoding DUF3820 family protein, which yields MNPEDLLLLVTREMPYGKYKGRLIADLPGHYLNWFAREGFPKGEIGRLLMLMQEIDHNGLKPLLEPLRKGRGPVRG from the coding sequence ATGAACCCCGAAGACCTGCTGCTCCTGGTCACCCGAGAAATGCCCTATGGCAAGTACAAGGGCCGCCTGATCGCCGACCTGCCCGGGCACTACCTCAACTGGTTCGCCCGCGAGGGCTTTCCCAAGGGGGAGATCGGCCGGCTGCTGATGCTGATGCAGGAGATCGACCACAACGGGCTGAAGCCGCTGCTGGAGCCGCTGCGCAAGGGTAGGGGGCCGGTTCGCGGCTGA
- a CDS encoding MFS transporter produces the protein MPISATTRSIPRTVWALGFVSLFMDLSSELVHSLLPLFLVGSLGASMLAVGLIEGLAEATALIVKVFSGAISDYLGKRKGLLLFGYGLAALTKPLFPLAASADQVLVARLLDRVGKGIRGAPRDALVADVAPPEIRGACFGLRQAMDTVGAFLGPLLAILLMTLLAGDIGLVLWFAVLPALVSVGLIVVGVQEPSVGHGTHRMRSPIRLSVWRRFPPAYGWVVGLGALFSLARFSEAFLVLRAQDAGFSATWVPLVMVVMAGFYMLSAYPAGHWSDRLSRTRLLAFSLVLLIVADLLLARADSPALLLAGVAFWGLHMGFSQGILAALVAQTTPPDLKGTAFGLFNLASGVALLLASVLAGWLWQSLGAASTFLAGAGFCVATLVLLVLRRRAG, from the coding sequence ATGCCCATCTCCGCCACCACCCGCAGCATCCCGCGCACGGTCTGGGCACTGGGCTTCGTCAGCCTGTTCATGGACCTTTCTTCCGAGCTGGTGCACAGCCTGCTGCCGCTGTTTCTGGTGGGCAGCCTGGGCGCGAGCATGCTCGCGGTGGGCCTGATCGAAGGCCTGGCGGAGGCCACGGCGCTGATCGTAAAAGTCTTCTCGGGGGCCATCAGCGACTACCTGGGCAAGCGCAAGGGGCTGCTGCTGTTCGGCTATGGCCTGGCGGCCCTGACCAAGCCGCTCTTCCCCCTTGCCGCCTCCGCCGACCAGGTACTGGTGGCCCGACTGCTGGACCGCGTCGGCAAGGGCATTCGCGGTGCACCACGGGATGCCCTGGTGGCGGATGTCGCCCCGCCGGAAATTCGTGGTGCCTGCTTCGGCCTGCGCCAGGCCATGGACACCGTCGGAGCCTTCCTCGGGCCACTGCTGGCGATCCTGCTGATGACCCTGCTGGCGGGCGATATCGGTCTGGTGCTCTGGTTCGCCGTGCTTCCGGCGCTGGTCTCCGTGGGGCTGATCGTGGTCGGCGTACAGGAACCCTCCGTCGGCCACGGCACCCACCGCATGCGCTCGCCCATCCGGCTCTCGGTCTGGCGCCGCTTCCCGCCGGCCTACGGGTGGGTGGTGGGCCTGGGCGCCCTGTTCAGCCTCGCCCGCTTCAGCGAGGCCTTCCTGGTGCTGCGGGCGCAGGACGCGGGTTTCTCCGCTACCTGGGTGCCCCTGGTGATGGTGGTGATGGCGGGCTTCTACATGCTGTCCGCCTACCCCGCCGGCCACTGGTCCGATCGCCTCAGCCGCACCCGGCTGCTGGCCTTCTCCCTGGTCCTGCTGATCGTCGCGGACCTCCTGCTGGCTCGGGCCGATTCGCCCGCCCTGCTGCTGGCCGGCGTGGCCTTCTGGGGCCTGCACATGGGGTTCAGCCAGGGCATCCTCGCCGCGCTGGTGGCGCAAACCACACCACCCGATCTCAAGGGCACCGCGTTCGGCCTGTTCAACCTCGCAAGCGGCGTCGCCCTGCTGCTGGCCAGCGTGCTGGCCGGGTGGCTCTGGCAGAGCCTGGGCGCGGCGAGCACCTTCCTCGCTGGTGCGGGCTTCTGTGTGGCAACGCTGGTGTTGCTGGTACTGCGGAGGCGCGCCGGGTAG
- a CDS encoding response regulator transcription factor: MRVLIIEDNRDILANVLDYLQLKGYVVDCAQDGLSGLHLATTQHYDLIVLDIMLPGIDGLQLCNRLRQDARRDTPIIMLTARDTLDDRLAGLKAGADDYLVKPFALSELVARIEAVVRRSQGGRKTRLQVADLCYDLDTLEATRSGQPLKLNPIGHKLLTTLMRKSPAVVRREVLEEALWGDNCPDSDSLRSHIHQLRQVLDKPFDRPLLHTIHGVGYRLAELEERD; this comes from the coding sequence GTGCGCGTACTGATCATCGAAGACAATCGCGACATCCTCGCCAACGTGCTGGACTACCTCCAGCTCAAGGGCTACGTCGTCGATTGCGCCCAGGACGGCCTCAGCGGCCTGCACCTGGCGACCACCCAGCACTACGACCTGATCGTGCTGGACATCATGCTGCCCGGTATCGACGGCCTGCAGCTGTGCAACCGCCTGCGCCAGGACGCCCGGCGCGACACGCCGATCATCATGCTCACCGCCCGCGACACCCTGGACGACCGCCTGGCCGGACTGAAAGCCGGTGCCGACGACTACCTGGTCAAGCCCTTCGCCTTGTCCGAGCTGGTGGCCCGCATCGAGGCCGTCGTGCGCCGCAGCCAGGGCGGGCGCAAGACCCGCCTGCAAGTGGCCGACCTCTGCTACGACCTGGACACCCTGGAAGCCACCCGATCCGGCCAGCCGCTGAAACTCAACCCCATCGGCCACAAGCTGCTCACCACCCTGATGCGCAAGAGCCCGGCGGTGGTACGCCGCGAAGTGCTGGAAGAAGCCCTCTGGGGCGACAACTGCCCGGACAGCGACAGCCTGCGCAGCCACATCCACCAGCTGCGCCAGGTGCTGGACAAGCCCTTCGACCGGCCGCTGCTGCACACGATCCATGGCGTGGGTTACCGACTGGCGGAGCTGGAAGAGCGGGACTGA
- a CDS encoding phosphatase PAP2 family protein, whose amino-acid sequence MPHSRPFNFLLWSVLPLTVMALLLFLDVPRLDFALAHLFYDPQGGFIGRHSAFLEDVLHDRAKQAVIFLGVLAVVGFVVSLMPTRLRRLRRPLGYLVLALGLSTAIVTPLKAVTAVQCPWSLAEFGGVEPYAPLLGHHPYVDKPGRCWPGGHASAGFSLLALFFALRDRRPRLARAALVGALALGSLFSVGRMMQGAHFLSHNVWTLLFDWMICLVCYRLVLYRPAPVEAAVIGAAEVSVS is encoded by the coding sequence ATGCCCCACTCGCGTCCCTTCAACTTCCTGCTCTGGAGCGTCCTGCCCCTGACGGTCATGGCGCTCCTGCTGTTCCTCGACGTGCCCCGGCTGGACTTCGCCCTGGCACATCTGTTCTACGACCCCCAGGGGGGCTTCATCGGTCGCCACAGCGCCTTCCTCGAAGACGTACTGCACGACCGCGCCAAACAGGCGGTGATCTTTCTCGGCGTGCTGGCGGTGGTGGGCTTTGTCGTCAGCCTGATGCCCACCCGCCTGCGCCGGTTGCGCCGCCCCCTGGGCTATCTGGTGCTGGCCCTGGGCCTTTCCACCGCCATCGTCACGCCGCTGAAGGCGGTGACCGCCGTCCAGTGCCCCTGGAGCCTGGCGGAGTTCGGCGGCGTCGAGCCCTACGCGCCGCTGCTGGGGCATCACCCCTACGTCGACAAGCCCGGCCGCTGCTGGCCCGGTGGCCACGCTTCAGCCGGTTTCTCCCTGCTGGCCCTGTTCTTCGCCCTGCGGGATCGCCGTCCGCGCCTGGCTCGGGCCGCGCTCGTGGGCGCCCTGGCCCTGGGCAGCCTGTTCTCCGTTGGCCGGATGATGCAGGGAGCGCATTTCCTCTCCCACAACGTCTGGACGCTGCTGTTCGACTGGATGATCTGCCTGGTCTGCTACCGCCTGGTGCTCTATCGCCCGGCACCGGTGGAAGCGGCCGTCATAGGCGCGGCCGAGGTCAGCGTTTCGTGA
- a CDS encoding SdiA-regulated domain-containing protein encodes MHSAVENNNMNIKPVRRLRNRAVYGAGLAALILAGVASVKFHWHERAWFYAVSRLHADEWAGRSVWLPDYQVEIEARPVSGIDDDLSAIDYASDRKRLLAVTNAAPMKLLELDTEGTITAQYPLVGFEDVEALAYMGDGMAVITDEVLQQLVIIKLPEQPGQAIDKKDAQTLSLDMASSAHNKGFEGVAYDAAHDRIFVAKERDPRELLAVTGVKASLGGKMQIKVQDLSDWIDRSVFATDISDLHFDARTGHLLVLSHESRLVIELGENGEMVSFRTLLGHVGDLKESAGQAEGLTLDDEGRLYVVSEPNLFYRFTKR; translated from the coding sequence ATGCACAGTGCAGTGGAAAACAACAATATGAACATCAAGCCGGTACGCCGGCTGCGCAACCGCGCCGTCTACGGCGCGGGACTGGCGGCACTGATCCTGGCCGGAGTGGCCTCCGTGAAATTCCATTGGCATGAACGGGCCTGGTTCTACGCCGTGAGCCGCCTCCATGCCGATGAATGGGCAGGTCGCAGCGTCTGGCTGCCGGATTACCAGGTGGAGATCGAGGCGCGCCCCGTCTCCGGCATCGACGACGACCTGTCCGCCATCGACTACGCCTCCGATCGCAAGCGCCTGCTGGCGGTGACCAACGCCGCCCCCATGAAGCTGCTGGAGCTGGACACCGAGGGCACCATCACCGCCCAGTACCCGCTGGTGGGTTTCGAAGACGTGGAAGCCCTGGCCTACATGGGCGACGGCATGGCGGTCATCACCGATGAAGTCCTGCAACAGCTGGTGATCATCAAGCTCCCTGAACAGCCGGGCCAGGCCATCGACAAGAAGGATGCCCAGACGCTCTCCCTCGACATGGCCTCCAGCGCCCATAACAAGGGTTTCGAAGGCGTGGCCTACGACGCTGCCCACGACCGCATCTTCGTCGCCAAGGAACGCGACCCTCGGGAGCTCCTCGCGGTCACCGGGGTCAAGGCGAGCCTGGGCGGAAAGATGCAGATCAAGGTGCAGGACCTCAGCGACTGGATCGATCGCAGCGTCTTCGCCACGGACATTTCCGACCTGCACTTCGACGCCAGGACCGGGCACCTGCTGGTGCTCAGCCATGAGTCGAGGCTGGTGATCGAACTGGGCGAAAACGGCGAAATGGTCAGCTTCCGCACCCTGCTCGGGCACGTCGGCGACCTGAAGGAAAGTGCGGGCCAGGCCGAAGGCCTGACCCTGGACGACGAAGGCAGGCTCTACGTGGTCAGCGAGCCCAATCTGTTCTACCGCTTCACGAAACGCTGA